The following proteins come from a genomic window of Gimesia chilikensis:
- a CDS encoding Ldh family oxidoreductase, producing the protein MPSDHFAPAQDRSQEVLLPLEPLKELLVKLFVRMGMFQVEAEIAADRLIEADLRGIHSHGSRTAERYLDAMDMGDIDPRAQILTVKETPAIAVMDGSKAMGHVAATRAMELAIKKAGEVGTGTVTVYNSHHFGAAAVYVMMAVKAGMIAYCTTNTGRATVAAHGSTQPGTANNAIAWGVPNPQGAPFVLDMACAKTSWGKLETQAMYGLPVPAGYGLDSEGNETTDAAAVKTLLPASGPRGYGLALISSILTGALTGGKMPINKTKAPEIEGSEHFFYVIDLKQFVEEDRFHAELASATEALHQLTPVRTEDPVRLPGELEWEQTQHALQEGISVHKDHAEQLKELAQRVKYDVPW; encoded by the coding sequence ATGCCTTCGGATCATTTTGCCCCGGCTCAGGATCGATCCCAGGAAGTTCTGCTTCCGCTGGAACCCCTGAAGGAATTACTGGTCAAGCTGTTTGTGCGGATGGGCATGTTTCAGGTGGAGGCGGAGATTGCCGCCGATCGCTTAATCGAAGCGGACCTGCGGGGCATCCACTCGCATGGGAGCCGCACTGCAGAACGTTACCTGGACGCGATGGACATGGGCGACATCGATCCCCGCGCACAGATCCTGACCGTCAAAGAGACCCCCGCCATTGCCGTGATGGATGGCAGCAAAGCGATGGGACACGTCGCTGCGACTCGCGCCATGGAACTCGCGATTAAAAAAGCAGGCGAAGTCGGTACGGGAACCGTGACGGTCTATAACAGTCACCACTTCGGAGCTGCCGCCGTCTATGTAATGATGGCGGTGAAGGCCGGCATGATTGCGTACTGCACAACGAACACGGGCCGGGCGACTGTCGCCGCTCATGGAAGTACGCAGCCAGGCACAGCCAATAATGCAATCGCCTGGGGGGTGCCCAATCCGCAAGGCGCTCCCTTCGTTCTGGATATGGCGTGTGCCAAGACCTCCTGGGGTAAACTGGAAACGCAGGCCATGTACGGCCTACCCGTCCCCGCTGGTTACGGTCTGGACAGTGAAGGGAATGAAACCACTGACGCTGCCGCTGTGAAAACACTGCTTCCCGCCTCGGGACCCCGCGGTTACGGACTGGCTTTGATCAGTTCCATTCTGACCGGCGCGCTGACGGGAGGCAAGATGCCGATCAACAAGACCAAAGCACCGGAGATTGAGGGTTCCGAACATTTCTTCTATGTGATCGATCTGAAACAGTTCGTGGAAGAAGATCGCTTCCATGCCGAACTGGCGTCTGCGACAGAGGCCCTGCATCAACTGACGCCCGTGCGGACAGAGGATCCGGTGCGACTGCCGGGCGAACTTGAATGGGAACAGACACAACACGCACTGCAGGAAGGGATTTCGGTTCACAAAGATCATGCGGAGCAGTTAAAAGAACTCGCCCAGCGCGTCAAGTATGACGTTCCCTGGTAA
- the pyk gene encoding pyruvate kinase, giving the protein MMNAAQYQEHPLVKTKIIATVGPASCSREMLQKLIIAGVDLFRLNFAHGKHEWLAEIVTNIHELSEEMARPIGILGDLSGPKIRLGVLPGDEINCRQDMQFRFIQGIETDNPQELTCTYESLISDLRVGDPVLLADGMVAMRVTEKSEDNEYVECVVEREGVIRSKQGVNLPGVQLSTPCLTEKDLEDLAWAVQHGLDYIGLSFVRSADDIKQLYDEIEKLNPIEAPHVVAKIEKIEAVSDIEQILKLTDAVMVARGDLGVEVDIERVPIIQKRIIHLCNQYRVPVITATQMLDSMQFNTFPTRAEASDVANAVLDGSDAVMLSGETAVGVSPLAAVEMMSRIVREAARILSSNLHSEETTSNRRLYAREVTEAVTLGAGMTAEKLDADLMVTCTHEGKTAMALSKQRRTVPTVALTDRPATARRMTLYWGVTSLLTDVVDKSPQKILKYIVNYGKKHGFLSSGSQIVLISGTDWSSLGHDMLLVHEVK; this is encoded by the coding sequence ATGATGAACGCGGCCCAATACCAGGAACATCCACTCGTAAAAACCAAGATCATCGCTACCGTTGGTCCCGCTTCCTGTTCGCGCGAAATGCTGCAGAAGCTGATCATCGCGGGCGTGGATCTGTTTCGGTTGAACTTCGCGCACGGCAAGCATGAATGGCTGGCCGAAATTGTTACGAATATCCATGAGCTGTCCGAAGAGATGGCCCGCCCCATCGGAATTCTGGGCGATCTATCCGGCCCCAAAATTCGGCTGGGAGTCTTACCTGGTGACGAAATCAACTGTCGGCAGGACATGCAGTTTCGGTTCATTCAGGGAATAGAGACCGACAATCCCCAGGAACTGACCTGCACCTACGAATCGCTGATCAGCGATCTGCGGGTCGGCGATCCGGTACTGCTGGCAGACGGAATGGTCGCCATGCGGGTCACCGAGAAATCGGAAGATAATGAGTACGTCGAGTGTGTGGTCGAGCGGGAAGGCGTCATTCGGAGTAAGCAGGGAGTCAACCTGCCCGGCGTCCAGCTCAGCACTCCCTGTCTTACGGAGAAAGATCTGGAAGACCTCGCCTGGGCTGTGCAGCATGGACTCGATTATATCGGGCTCAGTTTCGTGCGTTCCGCGGATGACATCAAACAGCTCTACGACGAGATCGAAAAACTGAATCCGATTGAGGCGCCGCACGTTGTCGCCAAGATTGAAAAAATCGAAGCAGTCAGCGATATCGAACAGATTCTCAAACTGACCGATGCAGTTATGGTGGCCCGCGGGGACCTCGGCGTCGAAGTCGACATCGAACGGGTGCCCATCATTCAGAAGCGGATCATCCATCTCTGCAACCAGTATCGTGTCCCGGTAATCACCGCGACGCAGATGCTGGACAGCATGCAGTTCAACACATTTCCGACCCGCGCCGAGGCCAGCGATGTCGCGAACGCAGTACTGGACGGCAGCGACGCGGTCATGCTGTCCGGTGAGACAGCGGTCGGCGTCAGTCCGCTGGCGGCCGTCGAAATGATGAGCCGCATTGTCCGTGAAGCAGCGCGGATTCTCTCATCGAATCTGCATTCGGAAGAGACCACCAGTAACCGTCGCCTGTATGCCCGCGAAGTGACCGAAGCGGTTACCCTCGGAGCCGGGATGACGGCAGAGAAGCTGGATGCAGACCTGATGGTAACCTGTACCCACGAAGGCAAAACCGCGATGGCTCTGTCCAAACAGCGGCGGACGGTACCTACCGTGGCGCTCACCGATCGCCCGGCAACGGCTCGCCGGATGACACTCTACTGGGGAGTGACTTCACTCCTGACCGACGTGGTCGACAAGTCACCTCAGAAAATTCTGAAGTACATCGTGAACTATGGAAAGAAGCATGGCTTTCTGTCATCAGGCAGTCAGATCGTCCTGATCTCCGGCACCGACTGGAGTTCGCTGGGGCATGACATGCTGCTGGTTCACGAAGTGAAATAA
- a CDS encoding efflux RND transporter permease subunit, with the protein MTSEKPRYIRRYIITVIVLVLVAPFLIYGAHQSVESMSIAPEKWAPPYMQSRKNYDRFMKDFESNDLILISWPGCTVDDPRLTEFEKRIEGPGKTDFGETHEEIFDRIVTGAGTVDSLTAPPLKLPRDEALERLQGVLVGKNLKDSCAVIILTYRGNELRTQAIDHVLKVAQDVCGLPREEFYLTGPPVDGVAIDRASIHSVNVFGALSAILATLLCWFCIRSWMLTGTILLAGLFGQGLVLSMVYYSGASLDAVLIVTPSLVFVLTISAGVHLVNYYYDELCTTQAKTKTEAEEAVRRSFAQGWLPCLLAAITTAIGLGSLMVSQISPIALFGMIASIGLLVTLGVLLLILPGAMQLWPPQRILKANQAEHPAHMPRTITRLSRFLNGFTHWLQRYSLPVFLTSLMLMTVSAYGLVYTRSSVDIPSLFPPGSQVLKDYRFNEDRMGPLIPVEVVIQFDKDCKKTFLQRLRIIDDIEKTIKNIDGYTGTMSAATFGPNPVEHNGFESIFRKVVTNKKLKENREAILESVYLSDEDGEESWRISARVPALAQVDYGAALNKLKSTLQPELEKYREQDVHLTAYYTGIMPLIHTVQQLIMQDLTWSFMTAFGLVALVIVIVQRNLWTGLLSMLPNVFPIVVVFGIMGWMDIPLDIGSIMTASVALGIAIDDTLHFLSWFRREKQLDRSCEEAVHAALKHCGRAMIHTTMICGLGLLVFGFSSFIPTQRFAWMMLTLLTTALIGDLLFLPAMLMQPFARHLQFAKAGLPETIGLTHSKLSTE; encoded by the coding sequence ATGACTTCTGAAAAACCTCGCTATATCCGTCGTTATATCATCACTGTCATTGTCCTGGTTCTGGTTGCGCCCTTTCTGATTTATGGTGCGCATCAGAGCGTCGAAAGCATGAGTATCGCCCCTGAAAAGTGGGCGCCACCTTACATGCAGTCACGCAAAAACTATGACCGGTTCATGAAAGACTTCGAAAGCAACGACCTGATTCTGATCAGCTGGCCCGGCTGTACCGTCGATGATCCCCGGCTGACCGAATTCGAAAAGCGAATCGAAGGTCCCGGCAAGACCGACTTCGGTGAAACCCACGAGGAGATCTTTGATCGAATTGTCACCGGTGCGGGAACCGTCGACTCATTAACGGCTCCCCCGCTCAAGTTGCCCCGCGACGAAGCGCTGGAACGACTACAGGGGGTTCTGGTCGGTAAAAACCTGAAAGACAGTTGTGCGGTGATTATTCTCACCTACCGTGGCAACGAATTACGAACACAAGCCATCGATCATGTATTGAAAGTCGCGCAAGATGTCTGCGGACTGCCGCGCGAAGAATTTTATCTCACTGGACCTCCCGTAGACGGCGTCGCCATCGACCGTGCCAGTATTCACAGTGTGAATGTCTTCGGCGCATTGTCTGCCATCCTCGCAACCCTGTTATGCTGGTTCTGTATCCGCTCCTGGATGCTCACCGGAACCATCCTGCTGGCAGGTCTGTTCGGGCAGGGGCTGGTCCTCTCTATGGTCTACTACTCGGGCGCATCACTGGATGCCGTCCTGATTGTGACACCTTCACTGGTATTTGTCCTTACAATTTCCGCCGGCGTGCACCTGGTCAACTATTACTACGACGAACTCTGTACGACACAGGCGAAAACGAAAACAGAAGCAGAAGAAGCCGTCCGACGCAGTTTTGCACAAGGCTGGTTGCCCTGTCTGCTCGCTGCCATCACCACTGCCATCGGCCTGGGATCCTTGATGGTCAGCCAGATCTCGCCCATTGCCCTGTTTGGCATGATCGCCTCCATCGGTCTGTTGGTCACACTGGGGGTATTGTTACTGATTCTCCCCGGAGCCATGCAACTCTGGCCACCGCAGCGGATTCTGAAAGCCAACCAGGCAGAACACCCCGCTCATATGCCACGAACAATAACCCGTCTGTCCCGCTTCCTGAACGGTTTCACTCACTGGCTGCAGCGGTATTCGCTGCCCGTCTTCCTGACATCATTGATGCTGATGACCGTCTCCGCTTATGGTCTGGTATATACCCGCTCTTCCGTCGATATTCCGTCCCTGTTCCCACCCGGTAGTCAGGTTCTGAAAGATTATCGCTTCAATGAAGATCGCATGGGACCGCTGATTCCCGTTGAAGTCGTTATCCAGTTTGATAAAGACTGCAAGAAGACCTTCCTGCAGCGTCTGCGAATTATTGACGACATTGAGAAGACGATTAAAAACATCGACGGTTATACCGGCACCATGTCGGCAGCGACCTTCGGACCCAATCCGGTCGAACACAACGGTTTTGAATCGATTTTCCGCAAGGTCGTCACCAATAAGAAACTCAAAGAAAACCGTGAAGCCATTCTGGAATCCGTTTACCTCTCTGATGAGGATGGTGAGGAATCATGGCGGATCAGCGCCCGCGTACCTGCTCTCGCACAGGTCGATTACGGGGCCGCACTCAATAAACTGAAATCCACGCTCCAGCCGGAACTGGAAAAATATCGCGAACAGGACGTGCACCTCACCGCGTACTACACGGGGATCATGCCGCTGATTCATACCGTTCAGCAGCTGATTATGCAGGACCTGACCTGGAGCTTCATGACCGCCTTTGGTCTGGTCGCGCTGGTGATTGTCATCGTCCAGAGAAACCTGTGGACGGGTCTGCTCAGCATGTTGCCGAACGTCTTCCCCATCGTGGTCGTCTTCGGCATCATGGGCTGGATGGATATCCCGCTCGACATCGGTTCGATTATGACCGCCAGTGTCGCACTGGGGATCGCCATCGATGACACGCTGCACTTCCTCTCCTGGTTCCGCCGGGAGAAACAGCTGGATCGCAGCTGTGAAGAAGCGGTTCACGCCGCCCTGAAACATTGTGGACGAGCCATGATTCACACCACCATGATCTGTGGTCTGGGTCTGCTGGTCTTCGGCTTCAGCAGCTTCATTCCGACGCAACGCTTCGCCTGGATGATGCTGACCCTGCTGACCACAGCGTTGATCGGCGACCTGTTATTCCTGCCGGCCATGCTCATGCAGCCCTTTGCCCGGCATCTGCAGTTTGCGAAAGCAGGATTGCCCGAGACGATTGGACTCACTCACTCCAAACTCTCTACAGAATAA
- a CDS encoding DNA-methyltransferase, whose translation MTSFNQIQIQDCIAGMQALPDACVDLAFADPPFNIGYEYDEYEDRLESEQYLDWCENWLKEVVRLLKPDGTFWLAIGDEYAAELKVMMQRTLGLTCRSWVIWYYTFGVNCKNKFSRSHAHLFHMVKDPKQFTFNADDPAIRVPSARQLVYGDKRANPKGRLPDDTWILRPQDIPESFQADEDTWYFPRINGTFKERQGWHGCQMPEQLLGRIIRACSNPEEVVLDPFTGSGTTLAVAKKLNRQYLGFELSAEYGARAQQRLADIEVGQPLDGQENPLTSAPSTKNGKRLAERETDAPAPRSKSKGKSSPRQKKLL comes from the coding sequence ATGACCAGTTTCAATCAGATACAGATTCAGGATTGCATCGCCGGGATGCAGGCACTGCCCGACGCATGCGTTGATCTGGCTTTCGCCGATCCGCCGTTCAATATCGGTTATGAATACGATGAGTACGAAGACCGCCTGGAGAGCGAACAGTATCTCGACTGGTGTGAGAACTGGCTCAAGGAAGTGGTACGGCTGCTCAAGCCGGATGGAACCTTCTGGCTGGCCATCGGCGATGAATACGCGGCAGAGTTGAAAGTCATGATGCAGCGGACGCTGGGGCTGACCTGTCGCAGCTGGGTCATCTGGTATTACACCTTCGGTGTGAACTGCAAGAACAAGTTCAGCCGTTCGCACGCCCACCTGTTTCATATGGTCAAAGATCCGAAGCAGTTCACGTTCAACGCCGACGATCCGGCAATCCGCGTTCCCTCTGCCCGACAGCTGGTCTACGGCGACAAACGCGCGAATCCCAAAGGACGTCTCCCCGACGATACCTGGATCCTGCGTCCCCAGGACATTCCCGAGAGCTTCCAGGCGGATGAAGATACATGGTACTTCCCCCGCATCAACGGTACGTTTAAAGAACGCCAGGGCTGGCACGGGTGCCAGATGCCCGAGCAGCTGCTGGGACGAATTATCCGGGCCTGTTCTAATCCGGAAGAGGTCGTTCTCGATCCCTTTACGGGGAGCGGCACCACGCTGGCGGTTGCCAAAAAACTGAATCGCCAGTATCTCGGCTTTGAACTCTCTGCGGAATACGGTGCCCGCGCACAGCAGCGACTGGCGGACATCGAAGTCGGTCAGCCCCTGGATGGTCAGGAAAATCCGTTGACCAGTGCGCCTTCCACCAAGAACGGAAAACGGCTCGCAGAGCGCGAGACCGACGCCCCTGCGCCGCGGAGCAAGTCGAAGGGCAAATCCAGTCCCCGGCAGAAAAAACTGCTCTGA
- a CDS encoding PQQ-binding-like beta-propeller repeat protein produces the protein MYPKLSLALMLLWTTLLPQTGFSDDWPQWGGPQHDLVWREKGIVKELPTKGQLPRVWSTPIGEGYSGPAVAEVDSRWCVFVTDRIYKQRVGFERVHCLDAVTGKLIWGYEYPAEYTVSYPAGPRSTPVINDGRVYTLGAQGHFFCFDAKTGKVLWSKNFVADYGTKLPNWGMVASPLVDGDQLITLVGGQQNALVVSFDKKTGKELWRSLNDPAVGYAPPVIFEFGGKRELIVWHPTAVSALEPETGKVIWQVPYGVKYGLTIATPRKVGNRLFVASFYNGPRMIEVSDDGSTAKIVWAGKSDSEINTDGLHPIMMTPVFDGKNIYGVGSYGELRGLDASNGQRLWETLAATGKGRWWNAFIIPHEDRYFLHNEQGDLIIAKLSPKGYEELSRAKLIEPTRRVQRRMTIWSHPAFALKSVFARNDKEIIRVDLSAPSAGN, from the coding sequence ATGTATCCGAAACTGTCGCTCGCGCTGATGTTACTCTGGACGACCCTGCTGCCTCAAACCGGTTTCAGTGATGACTGGCCCCAATGGGGAGGACCGCAGCACGACCTGGTCTGGCGCGAAAAAGGGATTGTCAAAGAATTGCCAACCAAAGGCCAGTTGCCCCGGGTCTGGTCGACTCCCATTGGTGAAGGTTACTCCGGGCCCGCGGTCGCGGAAGTCGATTCCCGCTGGTGTGTCTTCGTGACCGATCGAATTTATAAACAACGGGTCGGCTTCGAACGCGTGCACTGTCTGGATGCAGTGACGGGAAAACTGATCTGGGGCTACGAATACCCGGCCGAATACACCGTCAGCTATCCCGCCGGTCCCCGTTCCACTCCCGTCATCAATGACGGTCGCGTTTATACCCTGGGGGCCCAGGGGCACTTCTTCTGCTTCGATGCCAAAACGGGGAAAGTGCTCTGGAGCAAAAACTTCGTAGCAGACTACGGCACGAAGCTTCCCAACTGGGGTATGGTGGCCTCTCCCCTGGTAGACGGCGATCAGCTGATTACGCTGGTCGGCGGCCAACAGAATGCGCTGGTGGTCAGCTTTGATAAAAAGACAGGCAAAGAACTCTGGCGATCGCTCAATGACCCGGCCGTTGGTTATGCACCGCCGGTCATCTTTGAGTTTGGGGGAAAGCGGGAATTGATCGTCTGGCATCCGACGGCGGTCTCAGCCCTTGAGCCGGAAACCGGCAAGGTGATCTGGCAGGTTCCCTACGGTGTAAAGTACGGACTGACGATCGCGACACCCCGCAAAGTGGGAAACCGGTTATTCGTGGCCAGTTTTTATAACGGGCCGCGGATGATCGAAGTCTCCGACGATGGCAGCACAGCCAAAATCGTCTGGGCCGGGAAGAGCGACAGCGAGATCAATACCGACGGTTTGCATCCGATCATGATGACGCCGGTCTTCGACGGGAAGAACATCTACGGCGTAGGCAGCTACGGAGAACTCCGTGGTCTGGATGCGAGCAATGGCCAGCGGTTATGGGAAACATTAGCTGCGACCGGTAAGGGTCGCTGGTGGAATGCCTTCATCATTCCGCACGAAGATCGTTATTTTCTGCACAACGAACAAGGTGACCTGATCATCGCGAAACTGTCGCCGAAAGGGTACGAAGAGTTAAGCCGGGCGAAGCTGATTGAACCGACCCGTCGCGTCCAGCGGCGGATGACAATCTGGTCGCATCCGGCTTTCGCACTGAAAAGCGTGTTTGCCCGGAATGATAAGGAAATTATCCGCGTCGATCTTTCGGCTCCGTCTGCTGGTAATTAG
- a CDS encoding thioredoxin family protein gives MPTSYRIRTLLALAVCSLVCLTVPVQAGKYNPVLDVGDQAPTWEKLPATDGKSYASDSFKDKDVLVIAFTCNSCPYAVDYETRLNQLAEKYQGKDSRVGVIAVNVNLIPADSPEKMKERAQKEGFVFPYLFDKSQQIGQAFGATRTPEFFVLNKDRKVVYMGAMDDSTDASKVKQNYVQQAIEAALQGKQPETTETIAIGCNVRYKRIRRNK, from the coding sequence ATGCCGACTTCATATCGAATCAGAACACTGCTCGCTCTGGCTGTCTGCAGCCTGGTTTGCCTGACGGTACCCGTTCAGGCGGGAAAGTATAATCCGGTTCTGGATGTAGGCGATCAGGCCCCGACCTGGGAGAAGCTCCCGGCGACCGATGGGAAATCGTATGCCAGCGATTCCTTCAAAGATAAGGATGTGCTCGTCATTGCGTTTACCTGTAACAGCTGCCCTTACGCCGTCGATTATGAAACACGCCTCAATCAGCTGGCAGAGAAGTATCAGGGGAAAGATTCCAGGGTGGGAGTCATCGCCGTGAACGTTAATCTGATTCCCGCTGACAGCCCGGAGAAGATGAAAGAACGGGCTCAGAAGGAGGGCTTCGTGTTCCCTTACCTGTTTGACAAGTCACAGCAGATTGGTCAGGCTTTCGGCGCTACGCGTACCCCGGAGTTTTTTGTACTCAACAAAGACCGCAAGGTGGTCTACATGGGCGCCATGGATGATTCGACCGATGCCAGCAAGGTCAAACAGAATTACGTTCAACAGGCAATCGAGGCGGCTTTGCAGGGAAAACAGCCGGAAACGACCGAAACGATTGCCATCGGCTGTAATGTGCGCTATAAACGCATTCGCAGAAATAAATAA
- a CDS encoding helicase-related protein: MNIISSLTDRFRGMLPSGGTEVPARWWALVEQIQSLQAEYASRSETELFDEWNALRYRVQSGESLTDLLPEAFAVISEQMQRHLGMTPYPVQYLGAIAMHEGAIAEMQTGEGKTLTAALTLCLNALPELGMHIATANDYLAERDARWLSPVYHSLGMTVGTVTAASSMSERRAAYECDITYGTAREFGFDYLRDLLNSPELKTSTNPRRQQLFGQEQTGEDQGLLNPRSPYMVLIDEADSILIDEARTPLIIGQADALEASLSEVCQWSATAVARLAESEHYLDHGPQKGMELTQAGRRVIRELLLQPEAPRSLDPGTAYLSSERALKVQSYFQNGRDYVVREGKVAIVDEFTGRISEGRMWQNGIHQAIEAREGVEITSPTRVGAQTTVQELFARYTRMAGMTGTAASARSEFKKVFGTPVITIPTNRPGRREQLPERVFLTAEEKWTAIVEETAALHAQGRPVLIGTRSVNLSKQLSERLAAAGLEHEVLHALNHENEATIIERAGQSGKITVATNMAGRGTDILLGDDVVAQGGLHVICAELHESSRIDRQLTGRAARQGDPGSARVFLSLEDEILTSGLGAEQAAALRTDYQRSGRNLQSAVRYFYQAQQRVEKRHERQRVELVNRINARRQMLQQMGQHANLNAH; this comes from the coding sequence GTGAATATCATCAGCTCGCTCACAGATCGGTTTCGCGGCATGCTCCCCAGCGGGGGGACCGAAGTACCCGCGCGCTGGTGGGCCCTGGTGGAGCAGATTCAGTCGCTCCAGGCTGAATACGCGAGCCGTTCCGAAACGGAACTGTTCGACGAGTGGAACGCACTGCGTTATCGTGTGCAGAGTGGAGAGTCACTGACGGACCTGCTACCGGAAGCGTTTGCGGTCATCAGCGAACAGATGCAGCGGCACCTGGGAATGACTCCCTACCCGGTGCAGTACCTCGGCGCGATCGCCATGCATGAGGGGGCGATTGCAGAAATGCAGACCGGTGAGGGCAAGACGCTGACTGCGGCGTTGACGCTCTGTTTGAACGCCCTGCCCGAACTGGGAATGCACATTGCGACGGCGAACGACTATCTGGCTGAACGCGATGCCCGCTGGCTGAGCCCCGTTTATCATTCGCTGGGGATGACCGTCGGAACGGTCACGGCAGCTTCCTCCATGAGCGAACGTCGCGCTGCCTATGAATGCGATATCACCTACGGCACCGCACGGGAATTCGGCTTTGATTACCTGCGGGACCTGCTCAATTCACCAGAACTCAAAACATCCACGAACCCGCGTCGTCAACAATTGTTTGGACAGGAACAGACAGGCGAAGATCAGGGGCTGCTCAATCCGCGGTCTCCCTACATGGTACTGATTGACGAAGCGGACAGCATCCTGATTGATGAAGCCCGAACGCCGCTGATCATCGGACAGGCTGATGCGCTGGAGGCCTCGCTGTCAGAGGTCTGCCAGTGGAGTGCAACCGCGGTTGCCCGGCTTGCCGAAAGCGAACATTATCTCGACCATGGTCCGCAAAAGGGTATGGAACTCACTCAAGCGGGACGGCGGGTGATACGAGAACTGCTGCTCCAGCCGGAAGCACCTCGTTCGCTCGATCCGGGAACAGCTTATCTTTCATCCGAACGGGCCCTCAAAGTTCAGAGCTACTTTCAGAACGGCAGAGACTATGTCGTGCGGGAAGGAAAAGTCGCTATTGTCGATGAATTCACGGGACGAATTTCGGAAGGTCGGATGTGGCAGAACGGCATTCACCAGGCGATTGAAGCCAGGGAGGGGGTCGAGATTACCTCACCCACCAGAGTCGGTGCCCAGACCACGGTCCAGGAACTGTTTGCCCGCTACACCCGCATGGCAGGCATGACGGGGACGGCTGCTTCCGCACGGAGTGAATTCAAGAAAGTGTTTGGCACTCCCGTGATCACGATTCCTACCAATCGCCCCGGCCGCCGCGAACAACTCCCGGAGAGAGTCTTTCTGACGGCAGAGGAAAAATGGACCGCGATTGTCGAAGAGACCGCAGCGCTGCACGCACAGGGACGACCGGTGTTGATTGGTACGCGGTCAGTCAATCTTTCAAAACAGCTCTCCGAACGCCTGGCAGCAGCCGGTCTGGAGCATGAAGTTCTGCATGCATTAAATCACGAGAACGAAGCGACCATCATCGAACGGGCAGGACAGTCGGGTAAGATTACGGTCGCTACGAATATGGCGGGCCGGGGAACCGATATTCTGCTCGGCGACGATGTCGTTGCACAGGGGGGGCTGCATGTGATCTGTGCGGAGTTGCACGAATCTTCGCGCATCGATCGTCAATTGACCGGTCGTGCAGCACGTCAGGGCGATCCCGGCAGTGCACGGGTCTTCCTTTCACTCGAAGATGAGATCCTGACCAGCGGACTGGGAGCCGAGCAGGCAGCAGCCCTGCGGACCGACTATCAGCGTTCCGGACGGAATCTGCAGTCAGCAGTCCGTTATTTCTATCAGGCACAACAGCGGGTCGAGAAACGCCACGAACGCCAGCGCGTCGAACTGGTGAACCGGATCAATGCACGGCGTCAGATGCTGCAGCAGATGGGTCAGCATGCGAACTTGAACGCACACTGA